In Harpia harpyja isolate bHarHar1 chromosome W, bHarHar1 primary haplotype, whole genome shotgun sequence, the sequence GGACAGTATTTGTTTTGTATGTGAATTGACTAACTTTCAAATTTATTCATTAATCTggataaagattattttttacaaaGACTTATTTCTGTACTTTTGAATGGACATACTTATGAACTGCTACCATTTCAGCTTCATCTCGAATTAGCGATGCCCACCTGGCAGACACAATGATTGGCAAAGCTGTGGAACATATGTTTGAGACAGAGGATGGCTCAAAAGATGAATGGAGGGGAATGGTCTTGGCTCGAGCTCCTATTATGAACACATGGTTTTATATTACCTATGAGAAAGATCCTGTCTTGTACATGTACCAACTCTTAGATGACTATAAAGAAGGTGACCTTCGCATTATGCCTGATTCCAGTAAGTAGGCcagttacttttttcttctggaaagcagCATCTCTCTTTGCATTATTGTTTGGCTTATGGATTATGTATGGAAAAGAGAGTTAACAAACAAGGATCTTTTTAAGTATCAAAACTAACAAAGGTTACAGCACAACAGAAAATACATCTGTAttaacttctgaaatattttacttgaaTCATTGGTGAAATATGCAATAAATACTGGAAAATCCTTTTCCGTAATAATTCCTAATTCTGATAAAGATATACATACTATTGTGGAAGAGATTAcacttagattttcttttttaaaagaaactgacaAACTAGAAGCCTTCCATTGTTATTTTCTTATAGAAGTGTCACAAATCAAGAGCCATCTCAAGGAGTTGTATTTCTGAAGCAGTTCTTATAAGAATAATGTTTTGGGGCTAACTAAAATAGTCAGATTAATTTAGTTTGGGTAGGCATCTTCAGTTTGGAAAGCTTTTCAATAGTTTCTTGGAGGAAAGAAGCACTAATCTTTTGAAAACTCATTTTCTCTCACATGTTTAAACACATaaacaggaaagatttttcaaTAGGTTAGGAgggatattttttcttcctttcttgaagTGAAAgttattgggttttttcctataaATATAGAAGGATTTTCACAGAATCAGTATTGTTCAAGAGATTTGGATAGCtagtacaaaaaaagaagaaaaaaagtttgtcaAGAATATTGTACTCTCATTTCTCTCCTGCACCTCAAAAGCACTTCTCTGACAGAGAGGCAATTTTGGCTTTAAAGTAAATTATTAATTAGATAACTAGTGTTTGGCTATGCAGTGcactacataaatatttaaaattcattcattGAGTTTCTGATACTGTCTTCCTTCAGATCTAGCACTGATAACATAGTCTGATGACTGAGTAAACAAGTGGCACTTATTTGCATAACCTCTGTAGTAATCCTATGTTTTTAGATTTTTTCCAGCCTAACAAAAAGCAACATATCTGTGGCTTGAAGAGAGTAAGCCAcaaatgttaatggaaaaagTGACCTTCCTATTCCTAAAGAAACaaataaagcaagctttttcagagttggcacctccAAATACCTTGTAATTcctttttaaattctgctttgctttcttccatcTTAGAAAAATAAGCTAAAAGGCTTATGCTTTCCATATTTAAGAATTAAGTTTTTAAtgcactctttttttcctgagactaTCTACTACTTACCTCTGTTTCTAAGGCACTCTGAACTATGAGTTACCTTCCCTGAATCTGGATCTTTTATAGACAATGAGAATTGTGTCCTTAAGGATACTTCTGGGTAGATTTTGCTAGAAAAGCAAATAATATAGTTAGACTTCTCAACAGTATCCATTCTAGTGTGAAATCAAAAGCCCCTTTTAACAGCATTATTGATTAAGGAGGTTACACTTAGCTTGGAAGATGTGGTTTTGTTGCAATGGCATGTTTGCATTGACATTTTGGATAAAGCATGTGGGGAGAGCAAGTTCTAGCACACCTGCCTTTCTCTTAGAGAGACTCAGTGCCTTGTTCTGCTGGGGGCTTAAATTCAATTATCTACAAACATGTTCCGTAATTGGTATGTAAACCTTCATGTCAAAAGATTTACTTTTCTAACCAATTGAAGTGCTATTTTTTACTTCATAAAACTGAAGATGCtattacctaaaaaaaaaaaataattctgtgactTTACTTTCTAGAAGCATGGCAATAGTTAGGTGCTTGTCTGAACAACTCAACTTGTTTTAGACATACTCTGCATTTTAAACTTGTGATTGtttcttaacttttaaagaaGGCTCTGCAGTTTTGTATATTGGAAAAAATCCATAAATGTCTACCAAAGTACATTGTATTTTCATATTACAGATGATTCACCTCCTGCAGAACGGGAACCAGGTGAAGTTGTGGACAGCCTGGTAGGCAAACAAGTGGAATATGCCAAAGAAGATGGCTCAAAACGGACTGGCATGGTCATTCATCAAGTTGAAGCCAAACCATCTGTCTATTTCATCAAGTTTGATGATGATTTCCATATTTATGTCTACGATTTGGTGAAGACATCCTAGACGTCATCATGAACTTCTGCCAAATTTGTGGAactattaaatgtaaaatttgtAGACACAAAGACTTGACTgtttttcagttaaatgaaagcTTAAATGTCCCTGCGAACCCACAATCTCTGccagcaaaactgttttgttcTGAATAATACAAATTTATGTGAACATGACACATTTCGCGTAAGAGAACTCCTTTTCTTGAAGGAATTTGATATATTTGGGTGGGAGGGAGTTAAAAGCAAAGAACAGCTGCAAATTCAAGCTGTGTGAAGTCAATCTAGTATTGTAATCTAGATTTTTTCAtagattttaactttttcttcaacCTTGCACTCACCTGTTCAACTGCCACATGCAAGTGTAGTTTGCTATTTTTGATATGCCTTCTTTTGTaacattaaatttaatttcttggcTACTGGCAGTCCTTGTTTTCTGGGTTGGGACAGAGGTGACTCTTCTGAAAGGTTTAAACAGTTTGTGCAGCAGTAAGGAGTGCCTAACCCAAGTAACAACAATCATCTACTGTGTTTCTACACTTTATTTCAAATTAAGCTTTTTAAGAACTTGCAGTACATGGAAATACTTGTGCATTTTTACTAGTCACAGGGCAGTAGGATATCAAGTGTTTGACATGCACCTTTCAGTGAAAATGCTTTaaactataaaaatatatttaatctgtataaccagttaattaaaaaatgcaggtTAAGGGCCTGTGTTTACAAGTTGTAGGAACCAGTAAAATACACACAACAAAGCTGCCTTTAATCCTAAATGTTGTACTCTGTTTTGTTATATACATTTCTTAGCAGAACCGAAGTGCTTGGTGCCACAAGTTTAACAGTATATATGCTACTTAAGAAGACTTTAGACTACACATTGGCAATCAGTAGTCTCTCATTTAATATCAGAACCTAGCAACCTGGATGTTTGTGTGTGGACTTAGAAACCTAATAGTAGTTAATCTTTTACATGGTAAATACAATCTTATGGGGGTGGGGGGTCCTTTTACACTGAAGACCTCCTTTAGAGAAGGAGAAGCATTTGTTGCCTTCTCAGTCTGCTGTattcctttgctttgttttgttttgtttggggttttgctaTTGTTTTTAACCATTTTGGTTCAAGAAGGCATCTTCTCAATGTattctttttctggcttttccaTGTAAGGAGTGTCCAGACAAATCTACAGTTTAAACCTGTTGTTGCCTTTTGTGGTGTACTTGCTTTGAGGTATGCTGTCAACATGAATTTCATTCTATGAACACTAGAGTTCTGCATGCCAGTGGTGTACTATCTAATGGGAGCTATAGACAGTCTCAGTGGTTCAGTCATCTGCATTAGATTGTGGATGTAAATAGCAGCCCACAACAGCAGAATCCTTTCACAGTTTTAATCTTGCAAGATAGTTGTAAATCAAGGTTAGGGTATTTGTTGGTTTTTAAGTGTAGCAACTTTTAAAAGCATCAGAATTGTAACAAGGATCAGCATAGCAACAAAATTGTCATGTTAAAGCAGAGCTCTACAAGCTTCAAAGCACTGCTTCACAGAAAtacagtatgtgaagaatgtgaaTACAGTCAACGCTATTGATGGAAAGAAGGAACATATAGATATCCAACCTTATGCTGTTAGTGGAAAGATGCAGGAGAGGTACTGTTAATCAGAGATCAGAGGTCTGACCTCTATTGTGGGTATTCTTGATATCAAAGATTCAGTGGTTTAAGTCCCTTTCTGTCCATATTTTTGGCCTGATTTCATATTTTAGCCTTAAGGCTTGTGCCTCATTATGCTGTTAGATGGTAATACTGTATAAATATGGTATCTTAATTCTTTGTCCCTTGCTACTATATTGCATTATGTCCTGTATTTCGTCATGGACAACCAAAGGCAGGCTATTGTCTTTCAGTTCACAGCTTCTCAATCCAGTCTTTAAGCACTAAATACCTGAGTCAGtaaatttttattgtgttttgaaTGAAGTGAGCAGATTTGCAACACAGTGCTTTCATCCTGCAGATCTGTTATGTGCTTTCTATTGACTCTTAAGAGTCCTGCATGTAAATCTCAAAGCTGAGCCTGGCTCCATGAGCCCAAGTTGATATTTGTGGCACAAGAATAAGTGCATTGCTTACACACAAAATACATGAATAACTTAGTACAATGAATTTTGGGCTTTACATCTAAGGAATACaaggtttgttttgaaatatttgaggTTTAGGTCTACTGGAACGTTTTTAGCATTAGGCTTGCATTTGTGGGTTTTGTGCAAGCCACTCTAATACACCATATATTTTGCTAATTAGAATATAATCTATACACTGTCAAATTTTATGGTTGTTTTTAGATGTCCCCGTTGTCTgttgcatgggtttttttcttttcatcttttttattaaggtttgggggggggtggttttggttttgtggtggttttttttttaatagcttaaaCCACCTTTTTGAGACTTGAGACTAATTCCACTCCCTGCCATCTGCTTTGGGCTTTATTTTAGGCTCATGTTTCAGATCTGCATGCAGTGCTTGCATTACCCTAGTAACTACATGTTGGTCCCTTGTTCTAGGGGTTCAACATTACTTTCCAAATTTATCATAGGTCTTGTGATGGCACAAGCCATGGATCTTTGTATAAAAGTTATTGGCCTCTCTCATTTACCTGCTGTAGTATTGTTgtatattgtgtgtgtgtgcatgatgTCAGGCTGCTatgtaaaacttttaaaaaggaaaaaaaaaaaaacccttaaatgcAGACCATCCTTTTTTGCATGCTTAGAAGGTTAGAATGTTCAATGTAACAAACTAAAGTTGCATGTTATAATgtttaggtttgggttttgttctgtttttattttgtgttcagtTTCTTGTGAATTTCCTTATTGTGCTGTTTGAATGGTTGTTAGTAGGATTAAATGCACTGGTGAGGCGAACATAGTGCCAATGGAAGGTAATTTTCCAGTTGTATGTGTCATACAGCATTTGAAGGGACCATGTATTCTGTtcaagaataaataaaatcacaattGATAAGTAaaacactacatttttttcttttgagtgccAAACCCTAAACTAAGTTGGACTACATAAAGACTGAAATACTTTGGGGAAAATCCTATTTATTGCAATAGGTATAAGCCTTctttaaatgaattatttaaaaatggagGCTTTATCTTCAGATAGATAGAATAAATTACAGTTGCTTCAGGGAAAAAGAATTATGGTAAAAGCAGTTTCTGGTTCCTTgaaaatgctgtgctttttgtattttacatCATTAGTGCAATTTGGATGGTTCTTGGTATGTGTATAGTTCAAAGGTCTTCgtgttcacattttaaaattaggtaATGACTTCATCTTTAGAGCTcggtttcattatttttattttatttctctgcatttaGAAGTATGAACACTTTAAATCTGTTACTTAATTCTGTAAGTAATTTTTATAATTATGATGTAACTctatctttaaaacatttaaaataaatcctttatgTGCAACTCATGACTGTAAATTTTATTCTCATGAGCAAAATGTAGTGATGTGACTTCAGATTGTGAAGAAGCagtttcttcagtattttaattaaaaaggactTAATGTTTTAAAGTTGAGCCATGTATACTGGTATAATACTTTCCCCTATGAAATAAGTGTGCTTGCTAagtcaaatcttttttttttttaccaagtaAGTATGAATGTTGATAAGATGGAATTTGACTGAGGTAAAGCATAATGCTTAAATTGTATTTcaccaaaagcagaaaaactccTCCTCGGGGGTTTATGCAAGTCTCTGAGGGAGCCTCTTATTTCCAGAACACACTATAGCTCATACTGTTAGTAGTAgttcagcagcagggaacagtAGAAGTGTTTGTCAGTGTTTAGCTGATACATTTGTCTGATTTGAATTAATGTGCTTAACTaaaatttgaattttgttttactcactaaattaaaaaaaaaagataaatagaatTTATCCAAACCTAGAGGTGATGAGCAGTGAAGAGAATAATACCACGATGCTGTGAATTTCCTTAAGACACATAAGTTCTTCATACTAATGCATGAACACTTAATTATTTTATGTTGTTAAAGGTAAATTACCAAGTCTGACTTTGAATATTGAAATGATGAGATTTTCCTtattcctccctcttccctgaTTATAGAGGGGAAAATCTTATATGGATATCCCAAAATAAATTTTTGGCACCAAGTTGCCAGTATCCCTGGACAGTGGGAAGGAGTGCATCCTCAGTAAGttcacagatgatacaaaactgggaggagtggctgatacaccagagggtcgtgctgccatccagagggaccttgacaggctggagaaatgggctgacaggaacctcatgtagttcaacaaggggaagtgccaaATCccgcacctggggaggaacaaccccatgcaccagtacatgctgggggctgacaggctggaaagcagctttgaagaaaagtaccgggggtgtgggtgtgtggtGTCCTGGTGGAtaccaagctgaacatgagccagcaatgtgcccttgtggcaaagaaggctaatggtatcctgggctgcattagaataTTTTTGCCAGaaagtcgagggaggtgatccttcccctttattcagcactggtgaggctgcatctgAAGTACCATGTCCAGTTctaggctccccagtacaagagagatatgaACATACtagagagagtccagtgaagggccacaaagatgattaaaggactggagcatctctcctatgaggagaagCTGTGTCACCCGGCTCTatggggacagacaggttcttttggggatccttggcagaatgatgatgACACTAAGTTGTTgttacaattaaagctttattttttaacagaattttatgaTTAGCATAGAATCTTATAAGAGTAGCACAggttttttaataagcaaaatcAGTGTAGCACAATTTTATAAGTAGCGTAGCACAGAATTTTATAGCACAGCTTAGCTTATGGTTTCTAATCACCcggaccctctgcagatcaggtcaaatCTTAATACATTACTTACCTTATCAATATAATAATCATAATCTAGGCTTGAAATAAGTAAAAGAATACGAGTCACTCAGTCCTTGGAAGAAGCAGACGACGGTGGAGGCGTCCCTGACCACTGGGGGATCATGAGTTTTGCCGTccagcagcagttccagtccaagtCCCACTTAGGATttgtaactgcttgattttatagAGAGTACTCTGTGTGCTGCTATGCTTCCCTGTTCTGTGTCAGGGTCATCACAACCTGGTTGGCCAGGTGCCTGGGACCTTGAAGGCTAGTAAGGAGGAAAGAAGTCTGCCTGGCACCCAGAAACCTGGAGGCCGATAGGGAAGGGGAGAAGTCTGCCTGGTGTACAGGACCTTCAAGGCCTgatgaggaggggaaaggggactgATACGCGACCGGCTCAGTCACAGAGAATGGCTATTTGCCTTATAAAATGGCATTAGTTATGCTAACCGTATTACCAGGGGTCAGGAGCAGGGGGTACTGGTCacactgagagagctgggactgtttagcctggagaagagaaggctctggagggTTCTCACCAATGCgtacaaatacctgatgggagggaatgaagaagagggagccaggctcttctcaatagtgcccagtgacaggacaagagccaatgagcacaaagtgaaacacaggagttTCTGTCTCAACATCAAAAACCCCTTTTTGTTACTGTGAGTgtgacaggttgcccagagaggttgtggagtctccctccttgaagatattcaaaagctgtctggacgtggtcctgggcaaccagctccagATGAGCctgcttggggggggtgggtgtgtggactagatgacttccaaatggttccttccaacctcaaccattctgtgatttttagGATTGGCAGCCTGGGAAAAGTTATCGGGCTTCTAAGCATTCTTTTCAGGCTTTGCTCTTCCCATTTTACTAGTTTACTGCTCGGAATTCCTCAATTCCTCTTCCAAATTTGGAGTACGGCAGCAGTATATGTACAACATAATGTAGCTGAGGTCCCACTAGTGTCAATAAGCTGGTATATATGTAACACTTAACTATTCTACTTGGATGTTAATTACTGCTTTCTGCTGCACATCCCTTTTCTTAAATCATTGTCATGATTTACATAACTTCAGTtgtacaaaaaaatgtaaatggctTTTGTAGTCTGACAGTTAAAATACCTAtatattttggcattttttttttctccagttaatCCTTAAATTTACTTGTGAAAGTCAGACTCTGTTGAATACAAGTCCTTTTTTGAACATCTCCATGCTTTTTGGTGTCACACTGTTACTCAGGTCTCTACACCAGACTACCCTGTTCAAAGCTGACTCTGGTAATGAATACTGACATCTATGCACTTCAATTTGagcaaccttctttttttttttttctttattgttttccaCCTAGACCTGACATTTGAGAGCCATATTTTTGTTAATAAATTAAGATAATCACcacaactgtcgtggtttaaccccagccagcaactaaacaccacgcagccgctcgctcactccgactgccagtgctgggctggatgttcaaagggagggtctcctctacacatcacgcgactgatgccacgtggagtaagtggattgcactgatcacacaacgggctcgcataggaaaccccagtcgcccagaaATTTTGGAAgcgatcacggactggccagaaggcaaagattttggaatgttgccagaggaggaggtggcacgtgctgaagaggccccgctgtataataaactgccagaaaatgagaggcaatatgccctgt encodes:
- the LOC128136243 gene encoding spindlin-Z isoform X2 gives rise to the protein MMKKRTSHKKHRNNVGPSKPVSQPRRNIVGCRIQHGWKEGSGPVTQWKGTVLDQVPVNPSLYLIKYDGFDCVYGLELHKDERVSALEVLPDRVASSRISDAHLADTMIGKAVEHMFETEDGSKDEWRGMVLARAPIMNTWFYITYEKDPVLYMYQLLDDYKEGDLRIMPDSNDSPPAEREPGEVVDSLVGKQVEYAKEDGSKRTGMVIHQVEAKPSVYFIKFDDDFHIYVYDLVKTS
- the LOC128136243 gene encoding spindlin-Z isoform X1 — its product is MKTPFGKSPGQRSRADAGHAGVSASMMKKRTSHKKHRNNVGPSKPVSQPRRNIVGCRIQHGWKEGSGPVTQWKGTVLDQVPVNPSLYLIKYDGFDCVYGLELHKDERVSALEVLPDRVASSRISDAHLADTMIGKAVEHMFETEDGSKDEWRGMVLARAPIMNTWFYITYEKDPVLYMYQLLDDYKEGDLRIMPDSNDSPPAEREPGEVVDSLVGKQVEYAKEDGSKRTGMVIHQVEAKPSVYFIKFDDDFHIYVYDLVKTS